Genomic window (Bacillus pumilus):
CCCCATCCCCAATTGAATCAAACTCTCTAATCATGTTTTCCAATGCTTTCATCTTCATTTCTGGATCATCGTCAATTAGCTCGTATACTTTCATTTGCTTATCTATCTTATCTAATGAGGCATATAATGCATCGATTTTAATCATATTTTCCCCCTTTCTTATAAAAGTCTTCTTTTATTGAGAATCCTTTGGTGCCGATGGTTATCATTACCTTTAATTCTGTTCATTTGTTATAATTTAATTATTGTTAAAATTCATAAAAAGGTGGTTAAACAGTTGCAAGTAATTAAAGCTAATCCTAATAAAACTACTGTCGAAGGTGTTATCTACGAAACAGGTTTTGAAAAGAAAAGTCAATTTAGATATCTCTATGAAGCAGAAAAAAAGATACTTCATATTTATGATGATTTATCACATAACCACACCAGTGCCGTCAACTCAGTTGGAGAAATCATTGCTGGGATTGATAAAATCATCACAAGCGAAGATAAGGGATTAAAAAAATTCACTCAAAATTTTGTTTCACTATTCTCTAAGAATGAGCCTTCAAAAATTATCTTTTACACTGAAACTAAAATGCTTGGTAGTTCAGGCACAAGTAGGTATGGTGAACCATTACGTATCCAAGCTTACGACCTTCAAATGAAAGATTACACAGGCTACACAAAAGAAGAGCTTAATGCTAACTTTGTGGATATTAATTCCGTTGTAGTGCCAAACTAATTAAATCACTTGGCTGTGATACTCCATAGTATAAAATCATTAGAAATCACACCATGCAAACAGCCAAGTGTCATTCTTACTTAGTGCCCGTTGATCCATGTCCTCCACGATCATCGTTACCCAAATGATCCACTTCGATTAATTCAACTTTAGGCATTTTCTCCATGATTCTAAATTGACAGATACGTTCTCCCTTTTTAATTTCTGTGTTTCGTAGGGCATAGGCTGGGAAGAACCAGAAATCATTGTCCCCTTTATATGATTCATCAATAACACCCATTGAATTTGTTTCAATGATTCCGAAGTTCTTAAATGTGCTTGAACGTGGGACAACGTGTGCTTCATACCCTCCTGGCAGCTCCATTGCGACACCTAATGGAATAAGTCTAAATTCTTCCTTTTTCATTGCAACATCCTCTGCTGCACGAAGATCAATCCAATCTCCTTTTTCAATTTTGCTGATTTTTGTTTGTGTTTCGTCTAGATATTTGATTTTAATTTGCATTATGTAGCATTTCTCCTTAATTATATTTGTTATTTATTTTTTCTTCTTCTGATTTTTTTGTTTTTTCCACTCATCTCTGAATTCCTTATATTCTTTACTTACTTTAAACTTTACATAGAGTTCATCCAATGACGGATTTTCATCGTCCCCAAAATCATTTAAATCGAATTTCCTATCTTCACTAAGTGGGATCAGTTTTTCTTTGTTACCATCTTTTTGTTCCCAAACTAAGAAAGCATCGAGCTTAGATTGAGAAACTAAATAAAATAATCTCTCAAATGTAGTTTTTATGTCTATATCCAAACTATTCATTATCGTTTCACCATTAAACATGTTCTCTGCTAGGTAGTCTATATTCTCATTGATGAAATCATCGATTAGCCACTTATCCATTACTGCATTCTTTTTCTTTTGTAATATATCCATAGCAATTGCGACATTTGTATCTAATTTCGTCCCATGAATTAACTAAGTAGGTATCTTCATGGGGACATACAGCGTTTAATTGCTTTCTAATCTCATTTTTAACAGTTCCTAGATCGTTTATTTTTTTCTCAATGGCTGTTAGTTCATTTTTAATTTTACATGAGTTTTAATTTGACCCACTTCTTGTAAGCTTCTCTGAAGGTTTTTAATAGCTTCTTGACCAATTTTGGTGAACATGTCGTGCCTAATGATTACATTTGAACCCAGCAAGTCTCTAACAGTCCATTTTGACGCTTCACCAATAGTGTTAAACCAAGTAATGTCGGAACAGTTCCACCTGTCCTTTAAAACCACTTTCTGCCCTCCAACTTCAATTGCCCCAACTGAAACGATTTCAAGTAAGTGCTTATGTATTAAATGACCTCTGATAATATCGATTAAATCTGATTGTGTTGTTGTTAATTCACTTTGTCTAATTACGTTCATTGTTAACTCTCCTCTCACATTGCGATAAAATTACCATTTCATATAGATAAATTCAGCTTTTCTTTTGTCTCCAGTTGGATTCTCTTATTAATTCAAATTTCCACCCATCATAATCTGAACGATGTCCCATTAGACAATTCTTTATTGCTTTTCTATGTAATTTATATTTTTCTGCAAAAGGACGCAACCCCGCTACATAAAAGCTATCTCCTTTGGGCGGTATAGCTATAAAATGCAGTTTTGCATTAGTTAAATCTCTATTCCTATTGTTTACTTCTCTACTTACAAAACAACAAGTCGAGAGGGAATACACTTTTTGATTCTTTGGTACCCCTTTTTGTTTAATATCTTTATCTAAAAATATTTTTCTTTGTTCAAATGCGTCTTTCTCATAACCTTCAATTAACTCTATATCTTCCAAGAAATATTCAAAGCAGTGCCACCTTTCACAAACTCTTACACCAGCAGCTCCATAGTCTGGATATCTCTCGCATTTTGTATCATAGCATCGCTCTAGCATTCCATTCCATACAGTATAAGCAGCCTTATTAGAAACCATTTTAGTATTCCCTAAATAACCAACATTGAACACTGATTTCTCAAACCTGTCTTTTATAGTACCTCTTAAAATATGAACTTTTTCCGCTGTACTTCTATACCCCGTGGCTTTGAACTCTAGCAAATATCTGTTTGATTTGCCTGGTTTAGTCATGATTTTATCTATAATTGTGAAAGTTTGTCCCTTCTTATTGTTAAAAGTTCGACCAATAAAATCGTCAATTTTAGTCAAATAGAAAGTCCTCGTCTCTCAATTTTTCCACTTGTGCTTTTTTGTAGCCGTTCCCTTGCATTGAGAAGAAGTCATGTGACTTTGTTTTTGTATTAAGTCCGTTCAATACAATTGGGTTAATCTCTTCTTCTTCAAAGTAAGGGGCAAATCCAAGGTTCATTAACGCTTTATTGGCATTGTAACGAATGAACTTTTTCACATCATGCGATAAATTGACTTGGTCATAAATATCTTCCGTATAATGAAGCTCATTTTCATAAAGCTCGTTCAAAAGGTCAATTGAGAAATCATATAGCTCTTTTTGCGTTTCAGGTGTTTGTTTGTTGTAAATTTCTTGCGCTAATAATCCAACGTACACACCGTGAATCGCTTCATCACGCAAAATCAAGTTAATGATTTCACCGCTTTGCATGAGCTTTCCTTGTCCATAGAAATAAAGCGGGTAGTAAAAACCACTGTAAAATAGGAAGCTTTCTAAATAGACAGAAGCAACCATTGCTTTAAAGAGGGAAATCGGATCGTCCTTTTGAATCGAACGGTATAAACTGACAATCATATCTGCTTTCTTTTGCAGGAATTTATTCTTCTTGACCCATTCAAACACTTCACTGATCGTTTCAGTTGGTGCGAGTGTCATGAAGATATTGGAGTATGATTTCGCATGCACCGCATTTTCCATCATTGCCATAAAGTTGAGTACCGCTTTACGCTGATGGCCGTCCACATGTTCAGCAACAATCGGCATCCCTGTATTTCCTTGTTCTGTATCAAGTAAAGTCAGTCCAGCAAGCACCTTCATGTACGTATCTCGCTCTTTTTCACCAATTATTCTCCAAGGTAACAAGTCTCCTTGTAATGAGATTTCCTCAGGAAGCCAGAATTGCTTCACATTTTGGTTGTAAAACATCTGTGTGAATTCATCCTCGTGTTTTGACCAATCTGCAGCTGTGTATGTAGAATTTTTGTTTAAATTTGTTATTTTTTATTCCTCCAAACGAAAAAATTTAAAAATTTACGTTTCAGTACTTGTAAAACACCTATGTTTGTTGTGCCTCTATATGAGGCGATATTGACGCCTCAAAAAAATATTGAGGTGAGTAATATTGAAAGAAAAAATTATTGTTGCATTGGTTGAAAAATTATTTAACATAGGGTTAACTGCTCTTTCAAGCAGCAACCTTAATGAATTTATTTTTCAGATACTTATAGATTCTTTTATTGGCTTCGGTTTTTGGTATCTAAAAAAAGAAAATTAAACAAGACAGCTTAGGCAACTATCCTGGCCAGTATCTTTTGTGCGTGCATAGTAAAGTGTCTTGATTCCTTTGTGATGTGCATATAGATCAATTCTATTCAAATCTCGTGTTGTCATAGTGTCTTTGAGGAACAATGTAAACGAGATGCCTTGATCAACATGGGTTTGAATAGTGGATATTAAGTCAATAACCTTGAACATATCCATGTCATATGCTTCTTTGTATAGGAACCAATTGTTCGGAGACAGTCCAGGCATAGGATAATAAGTCTTACTGTTTCCGTAGGTTCTTTCCTCAATTCTTTCCATGATAGGCATTACGCCTGCGGTAGATGACTGTACATACGAAATGCTTCCAGTAGGTGCTACAGCTTGTCTGTAGCTGTGATAAAGTCCATATTTCTGTACAACACTCTTTAATTGTTTCCAATCTTCAATTGATGGGATATGCTGCTCCTTAAACAGTTTCGCTACCTTATCAAACTTCGGTGAATAATCAATGCTTAAATACTTATCAAAATAGCTTCCTGATTTGTATGTAGATCCTTCATACATGTAATACGTTTCACCAGTCTCTTTTGCAATTTCCATTGAACGCTTCAGAGAATAAAAATTGACCATCATAAAATA
Coding sequences:
- a CDS encoding dUTP diphosphatase, with the protein product MQIKIKYLDETQTKISKIEKGDWIDLRAAEDVAMKKEEFRLIPLGVAMELPGGYEAHVVPRSSTFKNFGIIETNSMGVIDESYKGDNDFWFFPAYALRNTEIKKGERICQFRIMEKMPKVELIEVDHLGNDDRGGHGSTGTK
- the nrdF gene encoding class 1b ribonucleoside-diphosphate reductase subunit beta, translated to MTNLNKNSTYTAADWSKHEDEFTQMFYNQNVKQFWLPEEISLQGDLLPWRIIGEKERDTYMKVLAGLTLLDTEQGNTGMPIVAEHVDGHQRKAVLNFMAMMENAVHAKSYSNIFMTLAPTETISEVFEWVKKNKFLQKKADMIVSLYRSIQKDDPISLFKAMVASVYLESFLFYSGFYYPLYFYGQGKLMQSGEIINLILRDEAIHGVYVGLLAQEIYNKQTPETQKELYDFSIDLLNELYENELHYTEDIYDQVNLSHDVKKFIRYNANKALMNLGFAPYFEEEEINPIVLNGLNTKTKSHDFFSMQGNGYKKAQVEKLRDEDFLFD